A genomic window from Candidatus Pelagisphaera phototrophica includes:
- a CDS encoding DMT family transporter: protein MKLYLLFPLISSVTFVVAMLLLKRATSFRVGIWRTSFVVNMVTAIIFLALLPLGGPPIELSLLWQPLLVAVAFFSGQVLTFLALEKGDVSIATPTMGVKTISVAWLSVLVLGIEIPWELWLSAVLTFAAIGLLSFRPGRKSIETVGSVREPSQVGRTILIALLAAISYALFDVLVQKWAPAWGAGRFLPIMLGMCGGLSLGFIPLFKEPIRAIPKKAWPWLVGGALLMGLQAISLVTSVALFGDATSINVIYSARGLWSVLAVWLIGHWFQNTEQNLGGEVMGMRLAGAAMMTVAIVVTLMS, encoded by the coding sequence ATGAAACTCTACCTGCTATTCCCGCTTATTAGTAGCGTCACTTTTGTAGTGGCGATGCTACTGCTCAAGCGCGCGACAAGCTTCCGGGTCGGGATCTGGCGGACCAGTTTCGTTGTGAATATGGTTACTGCGATAATCTTCCTCGCCCTACTGCCGCTGGGAGGTCCCCCCATTGAGCTTTCTCTATTGTGGCAGCCGCTCCTGGTAGCGGTAGCTTTCTTCAGTGGCCAAGTGCTAACCTTTCTCGCCTTGGAGAAAGGGGACGTTTCCATCGCTACACCCACGATGGGGGTAAAGACGATCAGCGTGGCCTGGTTGAGTGTTCTGGTACTGGGCATTGAAATTCCCTGGGAGCTTTGGCTGTCGGCGGTACTGACATTCGCTGCCATTGGATTGCTGAGTTTTAGACCTGGGCGGAAGTCGATTGAAACGGTTGGTTCCGTCAGAGAGCCGTCTCAAGTGGGTCGGACCATTTTAATCGCCTTGCTGGCCGCAATTTCCTACGCCTTGTTTGACGTGCTGGTGCAAAAGTGGGCCCCTGCATGGGGAGCGGGGAGATTCCTTCCCATCATGCTGGGGATGTGCGGGGGACTGTCACTGGGCTTTATCCCGCTTTTTAAAGAACCCATCCGGGCCATACCTAAAAAGGCCTGGCCATGGCTCGTGGGAGGGGCACTCCTGATGGGGCTGCAGGCCATATCGCTGGTCACTTCGGTCGCACTTTTTGGAGATGCCACTTCGATCAATGTTATTTACAGTGCCCGAGGGCTTTGGAGTGTATTGGCAGTCTGGTTGATCGGTCATTGGTTTCAAAATACAGAGCAGAATCTAGGCGGTGAAGTGATGGGGATGCGCTTGGCTGGCGCCGCAATGATGACCGTAGCCATCGTAGTGACACTAATGAGCTAA
- a CDS encoding arylsulfatase, protein MRLILSIIFSLYALAALQAASLKDSRPNIILVMTDDQGMGDLSCLGNPVLRTPNLDRFYGLSTRFTEFHVSPTCAPTRAAMMSGRHEFKNGVTHTIKEREIMALSSTTIPELLSQNGYETGIFGKWHLGDEDAHQPYNRGFTETFIHGAGGIGQAYEGSCADFPPNKDDRYFNNVILHNDTIVQTKGFCTDIFFKAALGWIREMDETGKPFFAYITPNAPHGPMIAPESYAKRFTDLGYDKNTAGRYGMIENIDDNFGILMDKLDEWDLWEDTLVIFMTDNGQAGRSATLNGEKVSLFTAGFKTGKGSPYEGGTHVPAFWRWKGKLGEGVDIKALTAHVDLFRTFATLSGTSIPAGIQKLDGRDMIRLMNNPNADWADRHLFIHKGRWEKGEDPNLSKFTDCAVRTERWRFVNNRELYDISNDPYEKKDVSGQYSEVVAQLRYVYDAWWEETLPLMVNEGRPYTKEQPQWVRYEQQKRDRGIPDWNEPDI, encoded by the coding sequence ATGAGATTAATACTAAGTATTATCTTTTCCCTGTACGCCTTAGCTGCGCTACAAGCCGCAAGTTTGAAGGATTCCCGCCCCAATATCATCCTCGTGATGACAGATGATCAGGGGATGGGTGATTTGAGCTGCCTGGGGAATCCGGTATTGCGCACACCGAACCTCGATCGCTTTTATGGATTGTCGACGCGCTTCACTGAGTTTCACGTGAGCCCGACCTGTGCCCCTACTCGTGCGGCGATGATGAGTGGGCGACATGAGTTTAAGAACGGTGTTACTCACACGATCAAGGAGCGGGAGATCATGGCACTTTCGAGCACGACGATTCCAGAGCTGTTAAGCCAGAACGGCTACGAAACCGGGATTTTTGGGAAATGGCATCTAGGGGATGAAGACGCCCATCAACCTTATAATCGTGGGTTTACGGAAACCTTTATTCACGGAGCAGGCGGAATTGGGCAAGCCTACGAGGGAAGCTGCGCTGATTTTCCGCCCAATAAGGATGACCGCTATTTCAATAATGTAATTTTGCACAACGACACCATTGTACAGACGAAAGGCTTCTGCACGGACATCTTCTTTAAAGCGGCACTGGGATGGATTCGAGAGATGGATGAGACGGGTAAGCCATTCTTTGCTTACATAACGCCAAATGCGCCCCACGGTCCCATGATTGCTCCGGAAAGTTATGCCAAGCGATTTACCGACTTGGGCTACGATAAAAACACGGCGGGGCGCTACGGGATGATTGAGAATATCGATGACAACTTTGGCATCCTTATGGATAAGCTCGATGAGTGGGACCTGTGGGAAGATACGCTGGTCATCTTTATGACCGACAATGGTCAAGCAGGTCGCTCCGCCACGTTGAATGGTGAGAAGGTAAGCCTGTTCACGGCAGGATTTAAAACGGGCAAAGGCTCTCCTTATGAGGGAGGAACCCATGTGCCGGCATTTTGGCGGTGGAAAGGGAAGCTTGGGGAGGGCGTAGACATCAAGGCCCTCACGGCACACGTCGATCTTTTCCGAACATTTGCCACATTATCCGGAACGTCGATTCCTGCTGGTATTCAAAAATTGGACGGAAGAGACATGATACGTCTAATGAATAATCCAAACGCGGATTGGGCTGATAGGCACTTGTTCATCCACAAGGGCCGTTGGGAAAAGGGAGAGGATCCGAATTTGAGCAAGTTTACAGATTGCGCGGTCCGGACCGAGCGGTGGCGATTCGTAAACAATAGAGAACTCTATGATATTTCGAACGATCCCTACGAAAAGAAGGATGTTTCAGGCCAGTATTCAGAAGTCGTGGCTCAGTTGAGGTACGTCTACGATGCTTGGTGGGAGGAGACTCTGCCGCTAATGGTGAACGAGGGTCGTCCATACACCAAAGAACAACCGCAATGGGTGCGCTATGAACAACAGAAGCGGGATCGGGGAATACCTGATTGGAACGAACCGGACATCTAA
- a CDS encoding sulfatase → MKRLLALITLTISSTQLFGAKPNFVFIFADDMGWTGTSVEMIPGDSRTKSDYYHTPNLEKLASMGMRFSASYAPAAMCTPSRAAVLTGKTPAEIHITSPESGLGSPAHKMRPPRQLQEFPESETSIAEALKPAGYASAYFGKWHLGEGNPGQHGFDVHDGSTSNDTPANSGPDNPKDIFGINERGIAFMRENVEANRPFYLQLFHYAVHGPTATKAESETHFGELSKGERHKDSAFAGMTWDLDVSIGSVMAELERLNIADNTYVIFMSDNGGPSNPRFGPLNNAPLNMGKTTLYEGGIRVPFIVKGPGISANSHSRESVTGCDLFPTFCEWAGVKVAHKIEGKSLASLLTSKSQSIDREGVPLLFHFPHYFYGPNAVPSTAIIAGNLKLIKFWESNSYKLFNLDEDLGEKNDLAETHPEKLKELVAVMNNRLRSVNAQLPIVNPDYDPNAPLPERPGSRWRGQGTRPGGGRPGGPGIAN, encoded by the coding sequence GTGAAACGACTGCTAGCCCTTATCACCCTAACAATCTCGTCTACTCAGCTTTTCGGAGCCAAACCTAATTTTGTCTTCATTTTCGCGGACGACATGGGCTGGACCGGAACCTCAGTAGAAATGATACCCGGAGACTCACGCACCAAAAGCGATTATTACCATACGCCCAACCTTGAGAAACTCGCTTCCATGGGAATGCGATTTTCCGCCAGTTATGCCCCTGCTGCCATGTGCACACCCAGCCGGGCGGCGGTATTGACCGGAAAGACCCCAGCTGAGATCCACATTACCTCACCAGAATCTGGTTTGGGATCACCCGCACACAAGATGCGACCTCCGAGACAGCTGCAAGAGTTTCCAGAATCAGAGACATCGATCGCCGAAGCACTGAAGCCGGCTGGATATGCGAGTGCCTACTTTGGCAAATGGCATCTAGGCGAAGGAAACCCGGGCCAACATGGATTCGATGTTCATGACGGCTCCACATCGAACGACACTCCTGCAAACTCGGGACCCGACAACCCCAAAGACATTTTTGGAATCAACGAGAGAGGCATCGCCTTCATGAGGGAAAATGTTGAAGCCAATCGGCCCTTCTACCTTCAGCTCTTTCACTACGCTGTCCATGGACCCACTGCCACCAAAGCGGAGTCCGAGACCCACTTCGGAGAGCTATCTAAAGGAGAGCGGCACAAAGACTCCGCTTTCGCCGGCATGACATGGGATCTCGACGTTAGCATTGGCTCCGTTATGGCGGAACTCGAAAGGCTCAACATCGCCGACAATACATACGTGATTTTCATGTCGGACAACGGCGGTCCCAGTAATCCGAGGTTTGGCCCCTTGAACAACGCCCCCCTCAACATGGGCAAAACAACTCTCTACGAGGGCGGCATTAGAGTTCCCTTCATTGTCAAAGGTCCCGGGATTTCTGCGAACAGCCACAGCAGAGAGTCAGTCACCGGTTGTGATCTTTTCCCAACTTTCTGTGAATGGGCCGGAGTGAAGGTAGCCCACAAAATAGAAGGGAAAAGCCTCGCATCGCTGCTCACCAGCAAGTCCCAATCAATCGATCGAGAAGGTGTCCCCTTGCTTTTCCATTTCCCACACTACTTCTATGGACCCAACGCTGTTCCCAGCACGGCTATCATCGCCGGAAACCTAAAGCTAATTAAATTTTGGGAATCCAACAGCTACAAGCTATTCAATCTAGATGAAGATCTCGGCGAGAAGAATGACCTCGCAGAAACGCATCCTGAGAAACTGAAAGAGCTCGTAGCTGTAATGAACAATCGCCTACGATCAGTGAACGCCCAACTTCCCATAGTCAACCCTGACTACGATCCTAACGCCCCTCTACCGGAACGGCCCGGTTCCCGATGGCGAGGACAAGGGACTAGACCTGGCGGAGGAAGACCCGGAGGGCCGGGGATTGCTAATTAG
- a CDS encoding MFS transporter — protein MNDEIENKKLFSACFIALVATSFFFGLRTVVVGELVNEFGFTQSEIGQILGVGLWPFAFSIIFFSLVIDKVGYKATAYFAIVAHTLAVIGTVYAVINKSASGLYWSTFLVAIANGTVEAFINPIVATIYNKEKSKWLNILHAGWPAGLALGAVAALFLGGLSLTVKFGVCLIPVLIYAAMIAKRRFPVQERVAAGVSFRDMLREVGAVGFFIIAWLTVMGIIQVANTLLAEPLTISVGITLVIALVVAIGAYLFTGALGNWMFVLILVTMPFLATTELGTDGWMASLLEADFPKAAGWIFVMVSIIMTILRFYAGPIVHKFSPIGLLVLSAGLAVVGLLFLGLAPAGIMVVAAIVYAFGKTFLWSTTLGVVSEQFPRGGALTLNGVSAVGVLGMGILGTPLMGLFLDEGIDADLREQEPALHAIVDGGIRSGMFGETPSLNMAAVDALDSENAAKLGAIVNTNKKRAFFRQAMLPGFLFVSYLALFLYFKSKGGYKPVSLD, from the coding sequence ATGAATGACGAAATAGAGAACAAGAAGCTCTTCTCTGCCTGTTTTATTGCCCTAGTCGCGACCTCTTTCTTTTTTGGACTAAGAACGGTAGTCGTCGGTGAATTGGTCAACGAGTTCGGCTTTACCCAATCCGAAATTGGGCAGATCCTCGGAGTCGGTCTATGGCCATTTGCCTTTAGCATCATATTTTTCAGTCTGGTAATTGATAAAGTTGGATACAAGGCCACTGCCTACTTCGCCATAGTGGCCCATACCTTGGCAGTAATAGGGACCGTATATGCGGTCATCAACAAGTCCGCTTCGGGACTTTACTGGAGTACCTTTCTAGTAGCAATCGCTAATGGTACCGTTGAGGCCTTTATCAACCCCATAGTGGCGACGATCTACAACAAGGAAAAGTCGAAGTGGCTAAATATATTGCATGCGGGCTGGCCTGCGGGTCTCGCTTTAGGCGCTGTGGCGGCTTTGTTTCTAGGCGGATTGAGCCTAACGGTGAAGTTCGGCGTATGCCTCATTCCGGTATTGATATACGCGGCTATGATTGCGAAGCGCCGTTTTCCCGTGCAGGAACGGGTAGCCGCTGGCGTGAGCTTCCGTGACATGTTGAGGGAAGTGGGAGCAGTGGGATTCTTTATAATCGCGTGGCTCACTGTGATGGGTATTATTCAAGTAGCGAACACGCTCCTGGCGGAACCGCTAACCATTTCTGTGGGCATCACTTTAGTGATTGCATTGGTAGTAGCGATAGGGGCCTACCTTTTTACGGGAGCCCTTGGCAATTGGATGTTCGTGCTGATCCTCGTTACGATGCCCTTTCTTGCCACAACAGAGCTGGGCACGGATGGATGGATGGCTTCACTTCTGGAAGCCGATTTCCCGAAGGCCGCGGGTTGGATTTTTGTGATGGTCTCTATCATCATGACTATTCTGAGATTTTATGCCGGCCCTATCGTTCACAAGTTTTCCCCGATTGGCCTTCTCGTGCTAAGCGCCGGTCTGGCGGTTGTGGGTCTGCTGTTCCTAGGATTGGCCCCGGCGGGGATAATGGTAGTTGCCGCGATTGTGTACGCGTTTGGAAAGACCTTTCTCTGGTCGACAACATTGGGAGTGGTGTCAGAACAGTTTCCTCGTGGCGGTGCACTGACCTTGAATGGGGTTTCAGCGGTTGGGGTCCTTGGTATGGGAATATTGGGTACGCCTCTGATGGGGCTCTTTCTTGACGAAGGAATCGATGCTGACTTGAGGGAACAAGAGCCGGCGTTGCATGCGATTGTTGATGGGGGGATCCGCTCAGGGATGTTTGGCGAGACCCCCAGTTTGAATATGGCTGCGGTGGACGCTCTCGACAGCGAGAACGCCGCCAAATTAGGGGCGATCGTCAATACCAACAAAAAGCGGGCCTTTTTCCGACAAGCGATGCTTCCTGGATTCCTTTTTGTTTCCTACTTGGCCTTGTTTCTCTACTTCAAGTCCAAAGGGGGGTATAAACCGGTCAGTCTAGATTGA
- a CDS encoding sulfatase family protein, whose amino-acid sequence MKEINPLSCNRPYPLIRLTSLIFATIAALSSDLAFGTAGDRPNIVFIFSDDHCQQALSAYDPERITTPNMDRLAKEGMMFNRCYVTNAICGPSRAVIQTGKYSHINGFAVNGIVFNGDQQTFPKLLQKEGYQTAVVGKWHLASTPQGYDYFDVLVGQGPYYNPPMKTTDENGKVVTREHTGYTTEIITEKTLDWLKNDREEDKPFMLMYQHKAPHRNWEPAPKYLTWLDDVTVPEPETLYDDYATRASPAYNQAMEIKAHLNDRDLKLTQPRNFTPEQLAQWNAAYGPKNGAYLKAKPNLSEKEIMQWKYQRYVKDYLRCVKSVDDGIGEVLDYLDESGLAENTVVIYASDQGWYLGEHGWFDKRWMYEESLKTPLLVRWPGQTKAGSVNSDIVSNLDFAETFLELAGVAIPSDMQGESLVPILKGKTPRNWRDTFYYHYYEFPGGHSVARHYGVTNGKQKLIHYYQTGEWELFDIEKDHNELNNVYTNPEYASIVKSLEKELGRLRDQYEVPEEDPDFVEMKRQARERNRRGGA is encoded by the coding sequence ATGAAAGAAATAAACCCACTGTCCTGTAATCGGCCCTATCCCTTGATTCGTTTGACGAGTCTAATTTTTGCGACTATCGCTGCCTTGTCGAGTGATCTGGCTTTTGGCACTGCAGGCGATCGTCCCAATATTGTTTTTATATTCTCCGATGATCACTGCCAACAGGCATTGAGCGCGTATGACCCCGAGCGTATTACGACGCCAAACATGGACCGACTGGCGAAAGAAGGGATGATGTTCAATCGTTGCTATGTGACGAATGCCATTTGTGGACCCAGTCGGGCGGTGATTCAGACGGGAAAGTACAGCCACATCAATGGTTTTGCGGTAAATGGGATTGTTTTTAATGGCGACCAGCAGACGTTTCCCAAGCTTCTCCAAAAAGAAGGCTACCAAACCGCGGTAGTTGGCAAGTGGCACCTGGCATCAACCCCGCAGGGATACGACTACTTTGATGTATTGGTAGGACAAGGACCTTATTACAATCCGCCTATGAAAACGACGGATGAGAATGGGAAAGTGGTAACCCGTGAACATACGGGATACACTACGGAGATAATCACGGAAAAGACGCTCGATTGGCTGAAGAACGATCGCGAGGAGGACAAGCCATTCATGTTGATGTACCAGCACAAGGCGCCGCATAGAAATTGGGAACCCGCTCCTAAGTACTTAACTTGGTTGGACGATGTCACGGTCCCCGAACCGGAAACGCTCTACGACGACTATGCGACCCGCGCTTCACCGGCCTACAATCAGGCGATGGAGATCAAGGCCCACCTCAACGATAGGGATCTAAAGTTGACGCAACCTCGGAATTTCACCCCGGAGCAATTGGCTCAATGGAATGCCGCCTATGGACCGAAGAACGGGGCCTACCTCAAGGCGAAGCCTAATTTGTCTGAGAAGGAAATCATGCAGTGGAAATACCAGCGCTACGTAAAAGACTATCTGCGTTGTGTGAAATCCGTGGACGACGGCATTGGAGAAGTACTTGATTACTTGGATGAGTCCGGTTTGGCGGAAAATACGGTTGTCATTTACGCCTCGGATCAGGGTTGGTATCTAGGTGAGCATGGTTGGTTTGACAAGCGGTGGATGTATGAAGAGTCGCTCAAGACACCGTTGCTTGTTCGTTGGCCGGGGCAGACGAAGGCGGGATCGGTGAACAGTGACATTGTATCCAATTTGGACTTTGCTGAAACCTTTTTGGAGTTGGCGGGAGTAGCGATACCGAGCGATATGCAGGGCGAAAGCCTCGTGCCAATTTTGAAAGGAAAAACGCCCAGGAACTGGCGCGACACGTTTTACTACCACTACTACGAGTTTCCGGGTGGCCACAGTGTGGCTCGGCATTACGGCGTTACTAATGGAAAGCAAAAGCTTATCCATTATTACCAGACTGGTGAGTGGGAGTTGTTCGACATCGAAAAAGATCACAACGAATTGAATAATGTGTATACGAATCCTGAATATGCCAGTATAGTCAAATCGCTTGAGAAAGAACTCGGTCGTTTGAGGGATCAATATGAGGTTCCTGAGGAGGATCCTGATTTTGTAGAAATGAAGCGCCAAGCTCGGGAACGGAATCGAAGAGGAGGGGCGTGA